A portion of the Vibrio coralliirubri genome contains these proteins:
- the flgD gene encoding flagellar hook assembly protein FlgD: MAGINNNVGQSGLSYVDQLKSLQDGAKKPDETTGKQDLKQEDFLSLLTKQLAQQDPFKPVSNDQMIAQMASFATVDGIGKMNTQFESLNSSMTSNQALQASSLVGRDVLVPGAAGVKPGDGGMAAMVKLPQAMDNVMVRVENEVGQLVRTFDIGSKPSGDTRVEWDGKDEDGNPLPAGKYNVKASGLLDGENTEFQVSSYANVNSVLLGKGDGNVLLNLAGFTSPVRLAEVLEVGKA, translated from the coding sequence ATGGCTGGAATCAACAACAATGTTGGTCAAAGCGGCTTGTCCTATGTTGACCAGCTGAAGAGTCTTCAAGATGGCGCTAAGAAGCCCGACGAAACAACAGGTAAGCAGGATCTTAAACAAGAAGACTTTTTATCTTTGTTGACTAAGCAACTAGCACAACAAGACCCTTTTAAGCCGGTTAGCAATGACCAGATGATTGCGCAAATGGCTTCATTTGCGACCGTAGATGGCATTGGCAAAATGAATACACAGTTTGAAAGCTTGAATTCATCAATGACCTCTAACCAAGCACTTCAGGCATCCTCTTTGGTTGGCCGTGATGTATTGGTTCCTGGTGCGGCAGGTGTAAAACCCGGTGATGGCGGTATGGCGGCAATGGTTAAGCTTCCTCAGGCAATGGACAATGTAATGGTCCGTGTTGAGAACGAAGTTGGCCAATTGGTTCGTACATTTGATATCGGCTCTAAACCATCTGGTGATACACGTGTTGAATGGGACGGAAAAGACGAAGACGGTAACCCATTGCCGGCCGGTAAATACAACGTGAAAGCGTCGGGTTTGCTGGATGGCGAGAACACAGAGTTCCAAGTTTCCAGTTATGCGAACGTGAACAGTGTGCTTCTTGGTAAGGGCGATGGCAACGTACTACTCAATCTGGCTGGTTTCACATCGCCAGTACGACTTGCTGAAGTACTAGAAGTTGGTAAAGCGTAG
- a CDS encoding protein-glutamate O-methyltransferase: MTAITISDQEYRDFSRFLESQCGIVLGDSKQYLVRSRLSPLVTKFKLASLSDLLRDVVTGRNRELRVAAVDAMTTNETLWFRDTYPFAVLADKLLPEIAANKRPIKIWSAASSSGQEAYSMAMTILETQARKPGMLPNVSITATDISASMLDMCRTGAYDNLALGRGLSPERRRTFFEDAGDGRMKVKDNVKRMVNFRPQNLMDSYALLGKFDIIFCRNVLIYFSPDMKSKVLNQMANSLNPGGYLLLGASESLTGLTDRFEMVRCNPGIIYKLK, from the coding sequence ATGACTGCTATAACAATAAGTGATCAAGAGTATCGCGATTTCAGCCGTTTCTTAGAATCTCAATGTGGCATTGTATTAGGTGACAGCAAGCAGTACTTAGTGCGCAGTCGTCTAAGCCCATTAGTAACGAAGTTTAAGTTAGCTTCGTTGTCTGATTTGTTGAGAGATGTAGTAACAGGTCGAAACCGTGAGCTGCGTGTGGCTGCTGTCGATGCCATGACGACGAACGAGACACTTTGGTTCCGTGATACTTACCCGTTTGCTGTGCTTGCGGATAAGCTTCTACCGGAAATAGCGGCAAATAAGCGTCCTATTAAGATTTGGTCTGCGGCAAGCTCTTCAGGCCAAGAAGCATACTCAATGGCAATGACGATTCTTGAAACTCAAGCTCGTAAGCCAGGTATGCTGCCAAATGTATCGATTACCGCAACTGACATCTCAGCAAGCATGTTGGATATGTGCCGCACTGGCGCTTACGACAACCTTGCATTGGGACGTGGGCTTTCTCCAGAGCGCCGTCGTACTTTCTTTGAAGATGCGGGCGATGGCCGTATGAAAGTGAAAGATAACGTCAAGCGCATGGTGAACTTCCGCCCTCAGAACCTGATGGACAGTTATGCTTTGTTAGGCAAGTTCGACATTATTTTCTGTCGTAACGTGCTGATTTACTTCTCGCCTGATATGAAGTCAAAGGTACTTAACCAGATGGCAAATAGCCTCAACCCTGGTGGTTACTTACTATTGGGTGCGTCTGAATCGTTAACAGGCTTAACCGATCGTTTTGAAATGGTTCGCTGTAATCCAGGCATCATCTACAAATTAAAGTAA
- the flgB gene encoding flagellar basal body rod protein FlgB has product MAISFDNALGIHQHTVGVRERNAEVLSTNIAQANTPGYKAKGLDFKKSLQAASSGASIGLSRTDGRHISASTTVNGETKYRIPTQPDTGDGNTVDLDLERNLFMQNQIRHQASLDFLGSKFKNLTKAIKGE; this is encoded by the coding sequence ATGGCTATTTCTTTTGACAATGCTTTGGGCATTCACCAGCACACAGTTGGTGTACGTGAGCGTAACGCTGAGGTGCTTTCCACCAATATCGCGCAAGCAAACACGCCTGGGTATAAAGCAAAGGGATTAGACTTTAAGAAATCACTGCAAGCGGCAAGTTCTGGGGCAAGCATTGGTCTTAGCCGTACAGATGGTCGGCACATTTCTGCCTCAACAACGGTGAACGGGGAAACGAAGTATCGAATTCCTACACAACCTGATACAGGAGATGGCAACACGGTTGATTTGGATTTGGAAAGAAACCTTTTCATGCAAAACCAAATTAGGCATCAAGCCTCTCTCGACTTCTTAGGAAGTAAGTTCAAGAATTTAACTAAAGCGATTAAAGGGGAATAA
- a CDS encoding chemotaxis protein CheV, with product MTGILDSVNQRTQLVGQNRLELLTFRLMGRQRYGINVFKVKEVLQCPKLTKMPNLNPLVKGVAHIRGQTISVIDLSLAIGGRPTTDVEKCFVVISEFNRTIQGFLVSSVERIINMHWESILPPPDGAGRANYLTAVTNIDNELVEILDVEKILAEISPVDETMDSKIAEDIAKVEQEKELVRRILIADDSTVARKQVQRAIESIGFEVISVKDGKEAYEKLMQMSSEGSIYDQISLVISDIEMPEMDGYTLTAEIRRHAELKDLYVILHSSLSGVFNQAMVERVGANSFIAKFNPDELGAAVKAALTN from the coding sequence ATGACGGGTATTCTTGATTCGGTGAATCAGCGTACGCAACTCGTCGGTCAAAACCGATTAGAATTACTAACCTTTCGCCTAATGGGGCGTCAGCGTTACGGCATTAATGTCTTTAAAGTAAAAGAAGTGCTTCAATGCCCTAAGCTGACAAAGATGCCAAACTTGAACCCTCTGGTTAAAGGTGTAGCACACATTCGTGGCCAAACGATCTCTGTGATCGACTTGAGCTTAGCGATTGGTGGCCGTCCTACAACGGATGTTGAAAAGTGTTTTGTGGTTATCTCTGAGTTTAACCGAACCATTCAAGGTTTCTTGGTAAGTTCAGTTGAGCGCATTATTAACATGCACTGGGAATCGATTCTTCCGCCGCCAGATGGCGCAGGTAGAGCTAACTACCTGACAGCGGTAACCAACATTGATAATGAATTGGTAGAAATTCTTGATGTTGAGAAGATCCTTGCAGAAATTTCTCCTGTTGATGAAACAATGGACAGCAAGATTGCTGAAGATATTGCGAAAGTAGAACAAGAGAAAGAACTGGTTCGCCGCATCTTGATTGCTGATGACTCGACCGTTGCTCGTAAGCAGGTTCAGCGTGCTATTGAGTCGATTGGTTTTGAAGTTATCTCGGTGAAGGATGGTAAAGAAGCCTATGAGAAGCTGATGCAGATGTCATCAGAAGGCAGTATTTACGATCAGATTTCATTGGTGATTTCTGATATCGAAATGCCAGAAATGGATGGATACACGCTGACTGCTGAGATTCGTCGTCACGCCGAACTTAAAGATTTATACGTAATTTTACACTCATCGTTGAGTGGTGTATTTAACCAAGCCATGGTTGAGCGTGTTGGAGCTAACTCCTTCATCGCTAAATTCAACCCGGATGAGCTTGGTGCAGCGGTAAAAGCTGCGTTAACTAACTAA
- the flgE gene encoding flagellar hook protein FlgE, translating into MSYVALSGLSAAQLDLNTTSNNIANANTFGFKESRAEFGDVYSSSLFTNAKTTAGGGAQASQVAQQFHEGSSIYTNNPMDLRVSGTGFFAVSKDRMVPEINELTRNGAFHLNKDNYMVTANDEFLLGYDVDPNSGEVLSYAPKPLDIPAEFGKPKQTENIEVGVNLPANGDLKDPAAFNFKDADTYNRATSSTVYDSMGQSYKLTTYYLKDQTQPNTWQTYYTMSDENGEKPVNITGGDATNAQGHVGHTMKFNNDGTLASLNNGQPINSEPLGAGANPIDLNGADPTQVLKFGLDSSTQFAAPFELTKFDEDGATTGFLTKIDFDEYGSVLGTYSNGENVMLGRVGLVRVPNEQGLDKKGGTQWDSTNDSGDKIWGESNKGSFGSINNGSLEQSNIDMTQELVDLISAQRNFQANSRSLEVHNQLQQNILQIR; encoded by the coding sequence ATGTCATATGTAGCTTTAAGCGGCCTATCCGCTGCACAATTAGACCTGAATACAACCAGTAACAACATTGCGAACGCAAACACATTTGGCTTTAAAGAGTCTCGTGCCGAGTTTGGTGATGTTTATTCAAGCTCGTTGTTCACTAACGCAAAAACGACGGCAGGTGGCGGTGCGCAAGCTAGCCAAGTGGCGCAACAGTTCCATGAAGGTTCAAGTATTTATACGAACAACCCAATGGACTTACGTGTAAGTGGTACAGGTTTCTTTGCAGTATCGAAAGACCGCATGGTGCCAGAGATTAACGAATTAACGCGTAATGGTGCATTTCACCTAAACAAAGACAACTACATGGTTACCGCTAACGATGAGTTTCTTTTAGGTTACGATGTTGATCCAAACTCGGGTGAAGTTCTTTCTTACGCGCCAAAGCCTCTCGACATTCCTGCTGAGTTTGGTAAACCAAAACAGACAGAAAACATTGAAGTAGGGGTTAACCTTCCTGCAAACGGTGATCTTAAAGACCCGGCTGCATTTAACTTCAAAGATGCTGATACTTATAACCGTGCAACGTCTTCGACGGTATACGATTCTATGGGGCAGTCTTACAAGTTAACGACTTACTACCTCAAAGATCAGACTCAACCAAACACTTGGCAAACGTACTACACCATGTCAGATGAGAACGGTGAAAAGCCGGTCAACATTACTGGTGGTGATGCGACGAATGCACAAGGTCATGTTGGTCACACAATGAAGTTCAACAATGACGGTACGTTAGCAAGCCTGAACAATGGTCAGCCGATTAACTCGGAACCACTGGGTGCTGGTGCGAACCCTATTGACTTGAACGGTGCTGATCCAACTCAAGTGCTTAAGTTTGGTCTAGATTCTTCAACTCAGTTTGCCGCTCCGTTTGAATTGACTAAATTTGATGAAGATGGCGCGACAACAGGTTTCTTAACAAAAATCGATTTCGATGAGTACGGCAGTGTTCTAGGTACTTACTCAAATGGTGAAAACGTGATGCTTGGCCGTGTAGGCTTGGTTCGTGTACCAAATGAGCAAGGTCTAGATAAGAAAGGCGGTACTCAATGGGATTCTACCAACGACTCTGGTGACAAGATCTGGGGTGAATCGAACAAAGGTTCATTTGGTAGCATCAACAACGGTTCGCTAGAGCAGTCGAACATCGATATGACTCAAGAACTGGTTGATTTGATTTCTGCTCAACGTAACTTCCAAGCGAACTCGCGTTCTCTAGAAGTACACAACCAGCTACAACAGAATATTCTTCAGATTCGTTAA
- the flgA gene encoding flagellar basal body P-ring formation chaperone FlgA — protein sequence MTYYKSNLPPLSIAMCRATFKTVAKFIGILSILFSFFVQAATPEQIEMIQSAAEQHILDTVEQPQGGELFVNSANVDSRIKATDCPVPLETSASTTTNTRSSITVLVQCVPDEWRVYVPVRLSMSVPLVTTTRSIARGEIVGQYDVTTAMISLNKFRRQGFTAPHQVIGAKVKKNLRPGDVVERGDICVVCRNEKVIIQAVKGGMTITTKGTALTDGSMGDQVRVKNDKSQRIIEGIVTSMSEVTVYF from the coding sequence ATGACGTATTATAAATCAAATTTGCCACCTCTTTCTATAGCAATGTGTAGAGCTACTTTTAAAACTGTCGCTAAGTTTATCGGCATTTTATCAATATTGTTTAGTTTTTTTGTACAAGCTGCGACCCCAGAACAAATTGAGATGATTCAGTCTGCAGCAGAGCAACATATCCTTGATACGGTTGAGCAGCCACAAGGTGGCGAACTCTTTGTTAATTCAGCAAATGTTGACTCAAGAATCAAAGCGACAGACTGCCCAGTGCCTTTAGAGACCAGCGCTTCAACGACCACCAATACCCGCAGCAGTATTACGGTTTTAGTGCAATGCGTTCCTGATGAGTGGCGAGTTTATGTACCCGTTCGCCTTTCGATGTCGGTGCCTCTTGTCACCACCACTCGCTCAATCGCGAGAGGCGAAATCGTCGGTCAATACGATGTCACCACAGCTATGATTTCTCTTAACAAGTTTCGTCGCCAAGGTTTCACAGCTCCACATCAGGTCATCGGCGCTAAGGTAAAAAAGAACCTAAGACCGGGCGATGTTGTAGAAAGAGGTGATATCTGTGTCGTGTGCCGAAACGAGAAGGTTATCATACAGGCAGTAAAAGGTGGCATGACCATTACCACCAAAGGTACTGCACTTACCGATGGCTCTATGGGTGATCAAGTAAGAGTGAAAAATGATAAATCACAGCGTATAATTGAAGGGATTGTTACCAGCATGTCTGAAGTCACGGTTTACTTTTAA
- the flgC gene encoding flagellar basal body rod protein FlgC, translating into MSLFNVFNVTGSAMSAESVRLNTTSSNLANADSVSSSAEETYKARHAVFGAELNRARNSDHTVPVKVLGIVESDKPLSAEYNPDHPLANNEGYIYKPNVNVMEEMANMISASRAYQTNVQVADSSKQMLLRTLQMGQ; encoded by the coding sequence ATGAGCTTATTTAATGTATTCAATGTGACTGGTTCTGCGATGAGTGCTGAATCTGTTCGTCTAAATACGACCTCGAGCAACCTTGCGAACGCGGACAGTGTAAGTAGTTCTGCTGAAGAAACTTACAAGGCTCGTCACGCAGTGTTCGGCGCTGAGTTAAATCGAGCACGCAACAGTGACCACACTGTGCCTGTGAAAGTATTAGGTATTGTAGAAAGCGATAAGCCGCTGAGCGCGGAGTACAACCCGGATCACCCATTAGCGAACAACGAAGGCTATATCTACAAGCCTAACGTAAACGTTATGGAAGAGATGGCAAACATGATTTCGGCATCACGTGCGTACCAAACGAACGTACAGGTTGCTGACTCGAGTAAACAAATGCTGCTGCGTACGCTGCAGATGGGTCAATAA